The Alosa sapidissima isolate fAloSap1 chromosome 12, fAloSap1.pri, whole genome shotgun sequence nucleotide sequence ccttcaaggttgcatttttcctcattgttttcattacaaaactaagataaaatgcCAAAAAAGGATGTGTTACCCATCTTTTAACTAATTTTTACCAGGGATTCTGTATTATTCTTATCAACACATTAGTAGTCTTAAACATCTTCTCTGATGACACATTCCACTGTTATTTTTCTTACCTTTCTTTCTTTACATTTCTCTGTCTCAAGCGGAAAGATGATGAAGCATCAGGCTTTAATGTGGAGAATTTGTGCTACTGCACTCTGGACCTGTTTATAGCGGGAACTGAAACCACATCTACTACCCTATACTGGGGTCTCCTGTACATGATCAAATACCCTGAGATACAACGTGAGTATGTGTGTCATTCAACATATATGCACTTATTACCATCATGGACCAGGTAGTTGGCTGGAATCCCGCCCGGACCACTCTGAtttgggcagccatggccttactgcaaacatcacctaaccaaccgctagctgtctgtgtcctgaatacaccgtaaaaaaaatgcaatctctgtggacagtcCAGTCTCCAAAAACGGGGACCTGGACAAACCTAGCCcagaaaaacataacaaactgttccagcaaatcacagacgagatgcgcatttaggatagtttcaattgcacgggagcagcgcgggagggagggggaggaagtagcaagctagctctctgttttgtttgaaagtcaacagcaCCTTTAACCACATAGTTCATGGGCCAATTTCAATTTTCACCAGAAATTGCACCACACCTACTCCAGAGGCCACTGTTACCACCTAGTTTGGCCTATaatcaaatgcttgacctctttgaAAATCGGAGACTCTGTAGTTTCTTGGGAAACAATCAGAATAACTGTGTGAAGTACTGACAGTGTTACAGACAttagaatattgttttatttttcattacAAGCACcacaactgaccacatttcagccttCTAGGTCACTTTATATGACTCcgctgagccctagcaccaggtcttgtgaagctgtgtgtaaaagtagatcaataaaGAATAAAATATGAGTAGTTTAGAACATTATTTGCAAGGGTATGCCcatgtgttttgcaaaatgcctTATGGAGACATCCAGTAAAGACccttggttacccaaaatgcatactgacaataaaaggctTACTGTATAAGAACCCCTTTGTGTACAAGCATAAttttggtctcaaatgaaaggttgacgtttcatgcttgcatttggattgtatgtcaggggctctgatatggaatgactacactaaatatggaaataataaaacaaaaatatacattttagcAATTTTATGTTGGTTCAATTGGTGTGTTTAAGATTAACTATACATCTACACAACATATCCATATAaaaaatgcatggtcactggcgaatagcttaggggtttgtccagtccacattgagggtggttttgttatcaaacgttatCAAACATCGGACGCCTGGCGCAAAAAGGCGGTTcttgtttcttaatcagtcatggatgtgttttgggtgtaacatcctttaaaccaatgaaaatgacacctgtcattccctttaacagcaagcagcgcaacttcaaacagcgcatcggtattttgatagtcagtggcgcatttgaaggaaccTGCTTGCATGGCATGCACGCGAGACCgcatggaacaggtattccactaaatcatcctttactaaaacctagcagagtatagcctacacgcatctgcactcgtctattattttaactcattggcaaagtgaaactaacttcaccgtggtgtcatagtcaacgacaaaacagttatacacagtttaCTTTCACTACTggctgacaatgggttaccatcgaaaacatagcctgaaaaaagcaacacttaccccaataatgttcgaatgactgaataaaaaaacctaaggacatttatcttacagaggagttgctgcatctcgtgacagtgcgtctttagCTGTGCTTgatatgcgcctttcgctacagaccaggtttttcttggtcagtggcgtaatgctttttaaatagTATAAGATAGCcatttttagataatgcgccagaccacaccttaggtcattaattgccacacccctgagcGCATTGTTCAATAAAAGAGAAAAATTCAAGTATAAGATTTGCATTGTGATAACGCTTTGCGTTGTGATAACAATATGCTTGATCGCCAAGATAGAGCCCATAGTAAGATCAATTTGATCATGTAAAGCACTACACATGTTTTACATGAAAGATGTTGTCATGTATTGATTCCTAAGAGTCCAATATGACTGCACTACATAACAATATGCATACTAAGTGAGTAGAGATGCTCTGCTTAGATTCAATTCTACCAGAGGATCTTTGATTCACCCTCTCAGATTTGTAAAACCTTTCAGATTTGTAAAACGACCTTtcaaattattaaaacattgTCAGTCACACCTTTTGCTGTGCGTTTTTAGGAAAGGTGCAAGAGGAGATAGACCGAGTTGTTGGATCTTCACGTCAGCCCTCTGTGGCTGACAGGGAGAACATGCCTTACACTGATGCTGTTATTCACGAGACACAGAGATGTGGCAACATTCTTCCATTGAACGTTCCCAGACAGACCACCAAAGACACCCAAGTCGATGACTTCATCATTCCCAAGGTGACCATGACACATTGGACTGCACTTTAAATGGTCTATACTGCCAAATAActgccaataaatcatcatttTCTTTTCAGGGGAGATTTATCTTGAACTTTGTGATTAGAATAATTGACAAAGTGTTGCTCTCTAGAATTGTTTAATTGTCATGATCTTTTGTGTCTTCAGGGCACAATGGTGATGGCCAACTTgacctctgttttgtttgatgaGACGGAATGGGAAACCCCTCACACCTTCAACCCACAACACTTCCTTGATGCAGAGGGGAAGTTCAGGAAGAGGGAGGCCTTCTTGCCTTTTTCTataggtgtgtgtttatttttgaaCGTGTCAGAAATAAGACTGAAACCATTACTGTAATAATCCATACACATGAGCTCATGCTATTATTTTTCAACTAAGCAGCTATTGCATTATGTTCTCGTATTCCCAAGCCTGTTTTTTGATTGTTTTCTGTGTGATTTTGTCAGGGAAGAGAGTGTGCCTGGGAGAGCAGCTGGCCAGAATGGAGCTGTTCCTGTTCTTCACCTCGCTGCTCCAGCAGTTCTCCTTCTCACCACCACAGGGCGTAGAACCCAGTCTGGAGTTTCGGTCTGGAGGCACTCTCAGTCCCTATCCCTACCAACTCTGTGCTGTTCCTCGCTGAGGCGCACATATCAACTATTTAAAATCCTATGCTTACCTGTAGTTGTTTTTAATTATATTAATAGTGAAGTAATACACAAATTCAACTCTGTACACACttgtgggggcagccgtggcctactggttagcgcttcggacttgtagccggagggttgccggttcgaaccccgaccagtaggcacggctgaagtgcccttgagcaaggcacctaacccctcactgctccccgagcgccgctgttgtagcaggcagctcactgcgccgggattagtgtgtgcttcacctcactgtgtgttcactgtgtgctgagtgtgtttcactaattcacggattgggataaatgcagagaccaaatttccatcacgggatcaaaagagtatacttatacttactatactCAAGTGACACAATCAGACACACTATTGTTCCAGGTAGAATCTAGTTACGGATTTTGCAACattcaatgcatttatttactATAGGACAGTAAAAGACCATGCCTCATACCTACTTCAATGGATACTATTTGAGACAATGTGAATAAACTTCCCATGCAATAACTGCCCATTTCTTTTTTGGAGCCCTTAACACAGCTTAGGCTACTTGCTCTCCTTCCCCTTCCATTTTCTACCTTCACAGCATCGGCACACAACAGCATACTGTGTTTACATGAAGGGTGCCCTGTTCTGCCCCGTCTTTTACTTTAAAACAGTCTGTGAATGTTATCCAATCCACTTTTGTAATATTCAGTGAATTGCAGAGGCATGACATGATTTCTTTCTTaacaaggaagatcatagattTAAAACAAGATaaccacacacaaccatgtcaTAAACAGACATATGAATTTAAATGACATCTGATCCAGCgcggaaaaaaaaatgttaccaTTTTGTCAGGTTGATGGGGTCAGGTTGGCTTGAAAATTACCCACCTCCAATGTGGGGAATGACAgagaaagtttgagaaccactacTCTAATAGAATTTCTCTTGAAGAAGCCTGGAAGTTTAGCAAATAGTAGTAGCCGTATACTTCAGGAccaagatgtgtgtgtattctgtgttATCAAAACCCGGAAATTGTAGTTCAGTCTATTATACCTCAGTGTTCACTCTAGTGTTTGTAGCCTGGGCCACATCGTAGCTGGTTAGCCCAGCTGAAATGTGTAATATTTTGTGTTTTCTATAGCTTAAAGCTCCACCATTCTAAATTTAAAAACTGAATTTCCCCTTCAGTGGCTCTGAATGTCAGAACATTTTGCACAAAACAGAAACATTTAAGAAAACATAACAATATTTCAGAAAACAAAATGATATTTcactaaacaaaacaacatttagAAAAACACAATGGCATTTCAGATTATTATCTACTCTTGGAACTTAGAAGTCAGCACTTTGTTCAGAGATTTTTTAGGTCCTGTATGGTTTATTATACCTTGTTCCCAAAATACATAAACCTTCAGACTTGTGGACAATACCAGGCATTTTATGGatcaaataattaaaaaagatATAATCTGTGAGATCCCAGTAACAAACCAATTCAACCACAGCTTTGCCGATTTGGTCCTATTGCCTTCCAATGTCAAGACTGGTTTCTGAAATCCAACAGCTTTCGTTTAAGGTTTAGCGTATTTCCCTTCAACATCCTCACCGGTCGTGTTAGATCTCAGGTCAGTGTAGGGATTCTATTTCAACTTGATTTTATTGTATATTATACAATTCATCTCAGTGAAAAAGAAGACCTCTCCTTTTCACATGTATACCCTCCCATGCTACAAACTGTTAAAAGACtgcctttgtttgttggtttgttttcaGGGAACATTGGAGACAATGGAACAGCTGGAGACATTGAAGAGCTGGAGATCCAGGGAAGTTGCAAAGTTGTGAAgtttgaaatgtaaagtttaaaaTGAATTGAAGTTGAAGAGTTATCCTTGCTTGCTGTGAGGCAAGGGAATATATTTGGTCCGGAGTTATGCAGTGTTGCCTTGTTTGGACCTGGTGTGAAGAAATTGAAACTGTTGCCAGAGTTTGCTGAAGATCCTTTTATGCCTGGACTCCAATTGTGCTTCCCGGTTAAATAAATCCTGTATTTTTGTACGGAACTGCTGAAGAATCCCTCAACTCCACATAATCCAGTGGCACACCTCCCTAAACGTGGGGTGGCCACCTTGGTCCCTCACACTCTTTCAGCTCTCATTCTCCTAATTTTACATTAGGGACATCATCAGTCGATGCCTACTAGTTGTTTGTCTCATCTCTCTGCTTCATTCCTCAAACCATGATTTTTATCTATCATGATTCTATCGCTtttttaaacacacataaatTGTCAGACAAGCTCAATGTCTATCATTGAGAATCTGGGACCTTTATTGAGGATTTGAGCCCAATTTTACAGTGGCCTATAACAGAGATGAAAATATGTAGTAAATTAAGATAATGGGGGTACCTATTAGCATCAAATCACTTTTTTGTGAGATCTGAATTAATGGTAGTGAGTTATAAAAATTGATTCCATACAACTCCCATAGACTGTTACTAGTGTGGACATCTAGTTCACTACAGAACTTTTCTGAACTTTTCTGAGAAGCAAGTGGATTATCTTTCTCTTAAAACTGTACAGTAACTCTAAGTTAATGTCATTTGAACTATTTAAGGAATGCTATGCAACTCAACTGGCATTGAAAATAGCCTACCATGACATGTCAACCGTGCCAAATGGTTGTTCAAGACAACGTGCCTATCCTACATATTTTTTCATTAACAATTCAACACTTTGATTTTATTACACTGCGAGTTGCAATGGATTATGCTACTGATGTTTAACTCCTACATAAATCCTACAGATGTTTTGGATATCAAGAGTGTTTTGTTGTTTCTTTCAATGTTCTTTATATATGACTATGTCCTGGAACGTGGTCATTGCTGTTCATAAGCGACATGCATAGCATTGATTTCAGTAGTTTTTCTGTAGCATCCAGTTAAAAGGCTTGCTACATTTAGTGCATTTACAGGCCCATGTCCAGGACCTGTGGATACTTCATGAGGTGATAATGGAATACTCAGGCAATACaattgtctttatattttataCTCTCACTAACAGTAATAAACTCATGTTCTTTTGGGGCCCTCCTGTGGCAGAAACGTATTAGCGACCATTTAATCCCTGATACAGTGACCGCCCTAGACATTTCTGATAACAAAAAGCAAGTGTTATTTCTGTGAACAAGGCTGataggtaggcctacaaaggGAAAAGGTGGGGAAGAAGAGAACACCGTACCACGTGATTTTCCAGTCCTGTTGTGTATTGGGTTGGTGTTTGCAGTCTATAACAGTTGCCTAACCGTCGCTAGAGCAAGCAAAATGACGGCAATATTGTATATTTTGGAACTGTTCAACATCAAGAGTTTTTTGCTTTTTCTCTCAATTTTCCTCCTTGTGTTTGACTACATCAAAACCAAACCACCAAAGAATTTCCCTCCTGGACCG carries:
- the LOC121678099 gene encoding cytochrome P450 2J2-like isoform X4, whose product is MVVLNGQKLVREVFVHQGENVADRPSIPIAVDLTGDKGLIMSNGYAWKQQRRFALHTLRNFGLGKRSLEPSILQECRYLNEAFANEQGKSFNPQFIINNAVSNIICVLVFGDRFEYTDDDFQSLLKNINEVILLEGEVWAQLYNMFPWIMRRVPGPHRKFFSIWNGVIDFVKKKVEDHRVEFDPSNSRDYIDCFLGEMAKRKDDEASGFNVENLCYCTLDLFIAGTETTSTTLYWGLLYMIKYPEIQRKVQEEIDRVVGSSRQPSVADRENMPYTDAVIHETQRCGNILPLNVPRQTTKDTQVDDFIIPKGTMVMANLTSVLFDETEWETPHTFNPQHFLDAEGKFRKREAFLPFSIGKRVCLGEQLARMELFLFFTSLLQQFSFSPPQGVEPSLEFRSGGTLSPYPYQLCAVPR
- the LOC121678099 gene encoding cytochrome P450 2J6-like isoform X3 gives rise to the protein MAALLYVLELLDIKSFLLFLVIFLLLFDYVKNKPPKNFPPGPWSLPFIGDVHHIDLTKIHLQFVKQRRFALHTLRNFGLGKRSLEPSILQECRYLNEAFANEQGKSFNPQFIINNAVSNIICVLVFGDRFEYTDDDFQSLLKNINEVILLEGEVWAQLYNMFPWIMRRVPGPHRKFFSIWNGVIDFVKKKVEDHRVEFDPSNSRDYIDCFLGEMAKRKDDEASGFNVENLCYCTLDLFIAGTETTSTTLYWGLLYMIKYPEIQRKVQEEIDRVVGSSRQPSVADRENMPYTDAVIHETQRCGNILPLNVPRQTTKDTQVDDFIIPKGTMVMANLTSVLFDETEWETPHTFNPQHFLDAEGKFRKREAFLPFSIGKRVCLGEQLARMELFLFFTSLLQQFSFSPPQGVEPSLEFRSGGTLSPYPYQLCAVPR